The following are from one region of the Hemibagrus wyckioides isolate EC202008001 linkage group LG24, SWU_Hwy_1.0, whole genome shotgun sequence genome:
- the polr2k gene encoding DNA-directed RNA polymerases I, II, and III subunit RPABC4, with translation MDPQKDMQPPKQQPMIYICGECHTENEIKARDPIRCRECGYRIMYKKRTKRLVVFDAR, from the exons aTGGATCCCCAGAAGGACATGCAGCCTCCTAAACAGCAGCCCATGATCTACATCTGTGGAG aATGTCACACAGAAAACGAGATCAAGGCCCGAGACCCGATCCGCTGCCGAGAGTGTGGCTACAGGATCATGTACAAGAAGAGGACCAAGAGAT TGGTCGTGTTCGACGCCCGATGA